In Marinobacter sp. LQ44, the following are encoded in one genomic region:
- a CDS encoding SulP family inorganic anion transporter, which yields MVQSLKQNWFSNIRGDLLAGIVVALALIPEAIAFSIIAGVDPKVGLYASFCIAVIIAFVGGRPGMISAATGAMALLMVTLVKEHGLEYLLAATLLTGVIQIAAGYLRLGGLMRFVSRSVVTGFVNALAILIFMAQLPELTNVTWHVYAMTAAGLGIIYLFPLIPTVGKLIPSPLVCIVGLTLVAMVMGLDIRTVGDMGELPDTLPIFLWPDVPLTLETLMIILPYSIALAVVGLLESLMTATIVDDLTDTTSDRDRECKGQGIANIGSGLLGGMAGCAMIGQSIINVKSGGRTRLSTLTAGVFLLILVLVLDQWLVQIPMAALVAVMIMVSIGTFSWDSIRNLREHPLSTNIVMLVTVIVVVATHNLAFGVLAGVLLAALFFANKIGHYMLVTSELDENSGTRYYTVTGQVFFSSSEKFLESFDFKEAVDNVVIDLSRAHFWDITAVAALDKAVIKFRREGSDVEVIGLNQASATIVDRFGVHDKPEAVDRLMGH from the coding sequence ATGGTGCAATCACTCAAGCAGAACTGGTTTTCCAATATTCGAGGCGACCTGCTCGCCGGTATCGTTGTTGCCCTGGCGCTGATTCCGGAAGCGATTGCTTTCTCCATCATCGCGGGTGTGGACCCGAAAGTGGGTTTGTATGCCTCTTTCTGTATCGCCGTGATTATTGCCTTTGTGGGTGGCCGGCCGGGCATGATCTCGGCAGCAACCGGCGCCATGGCCCTGCTGATGGTGACCCTGGTCAAGGAGCATGGCCTTGAGTACCTGCTGGCGGCAACCCTGTTGACAGGTGTGATCCAGATTGCCGCAGGCTACCTGAGACTGGGTGGATTGATGCGCTTTGTGTCGCGGTCTGTGGTCACGGGGTTTGTGAACGCCCTGGCTATCCTGATCTTTATGGCCCAGTTGCCGGAACTGACCAATGTGACCTGGCATGTGTATGCCATGACCGCCGCTGGCCTTGGCATTATCTACCTGTTCCCGCTGATACCCACCGTGGGCAAGCTGATTCCATCGCCTCTGGTGTGTATTGTTGGCCTGACCCTTGTGGCCATGGTGATGGGCCTGGATATCCGCACGGTTGGAGATATGGGCGAACTGCCGGATACCCTGCCCATCTTCCTGTGGCCCGACGTGCCGTTGACCCTTGAAACTCTGATGATCATCTTGCCTTACTCCATTGCCCTGGCGGTGGTTGGCCTGCTGGAGTCGTTGATGACCGCCACCATCGTGGATGATCTGACCGACACCACCAGTGACCGTGACCGCGAGTGCAAGGGCCAGGGCATTGCCAACATTGGCTCCGGTTTGCTGGGCGGCATGGCGGGCTGTGCAATGATCGGTCAGTCCATCATCAACGTGAAATCCGGTGGCCGCACCCGTTTGTCTACCCTAACCGCCGGTGTCTTCCTGCTGATTCTGGTGCTGGTCCTCGACCAGTGGCTGGTACAGATTCCCATGGCCGCGCTGGTGGCGGTGATGATCATGGTTTCTATTGGTACCTTCAGCTGGGATTCCATTCGCAATCTCAGGGAGCACCCGTTGTCGACCAACATCGTGATGCTGGTGACGGTCATTGTGGTGGTGGCTACCCACAACCTGGCCTTTGGTGTGCTGGCGGGCGTGCTGCTGGCGGCGCTGTTCTTTGCCAACAAGATTGGCCACTACATGCTGGTGACATCCGAGCTGGATGAAAACAGTGGCACGCGGTACTACACCGTTACAGGCCAGGTGTTCTTCAGTTCATCCGAAAAGTTCCTGGAATCCTTTGACTTCAAAGAAGCAGTCGATAATGTAGTGATAGACCTCAGTCGGGCGCACTTCTGGGACATCACCGCCGTAGCTGCGCTGGACAAGGCGGTGATCAAGTTCCGCCGCGAGGGCTCCGATGTCGAGGTGATTGGCTTGAATCAGGCCAGCGCCACCATCGTTGACCGCTTTGGCGTGCACGATAAACCGGAGGCGGTTGACCGTCTGATGGGGCACTGA
- a CDS encoding universal stress protein, which translates to MTDSKEKDDIRSHNNNQTDNQGEADMLRVVACIDGSRAAPAVCDYAAWASRHMETSLMLLHVLDEERYPAEPDLAGNIGLGSREQLLDELAQLDRKRAKLALEHGHHMLDEAETRVKAAGAAEAVKRQRHGNLTESLVALEKETRLFVMGLHGESSSDRDIHIGSQLETVIRSVHRSILLVPDDYSEPKSAMLAFDGSPTAFRGVELIAQSPVLKGMPLHLVMVGPDTADRWKQLKKAEQMLSGLGVDITLAIRAGDVEPALHAYQEEHDIDILVMGAYGHSRIRQFLVGSTTTTMLKTAKKPLVIIR; encoded by the coding sequence ATGACCGACAGCAAAGAAAAGGACGACATTCGTAGCCACAATAACAACCAGACGGACAACCAAGGCGAGGCAGATATGTTACGAGTAGTGGCCTGTATCGATGGCTCCCGGGCAGCACCTGCAGTGTGTGATTACGCAGCCTGGGCTAGCCGGCATATGGAAACGTCTCTGATGTTGTTGCACGTTCTGGACGAAGAACGTTACCCGGCGGAGCCGGACCTGGCCGGGAACATTGGCCTTGGCAGCCGCGAACAGTTGCTGGACGAACTGGCACAACTGGATCGCAAGCGGGCCAAACTGGCGCTGGAACACGGCCATCATATGCTGGATGAAGCCGAAACCAGGGTGAAAGCCGCCGGTGCGGCGGAGGCCGTCAAGCGCCAGCGCCACGGTAACCTGACCGAGTCTCTGGTGGCCCTCGAGAAAGAGACCCGCCTGTTTGTGATGGGGCTGCACGGTGAAAGCAGTTCTGACCGTGATATCCACATTGGTAGCCAGCTGGAAACGGTTATCCGCAGCGTTCACCGGTCTATCCTGCTGGTGCCGGATGACTATAGTGAGCCGAAAAGTGCCATGCTGGCGTTCGACGGCAGCCCCACCGCTTTCCGGGGTGTGGAACTGATTGCCCAGAGCCCGGTACTCAAAGGCATGCCCCTGCACCTGGTGATGGTTGGCCCGGATACCGCCGACCGCTGGAAGCAGCTCAAGAAGGCAGAGCAGATGTTGTCCGGGTTGGGCGTTGATATCACCCTGGCCATTCGCGCCGGGGATGTAGAACCTGCATTGCACGCGTACCAGGAGGAGCATGACATCGACATTCTGGTGATGGGCGCTTACGGCCATTCCAGAATTCGCCAGTTCCTGGTGGGCAGTACCACCACAACCATGCTGAAAACCGCTAAAAAACCATTGGTTATCATTCGCTGA
- a CDS encoding phospholipase D family protein encodes MLTRQVVPLIARLSLLLFAGLLAGCARGLPPVDHGPVLAVSSVADSFTTDQRRMHLDPESRLSAFGLLDTGRDAFVVRSALIETASQRIDAQYYIWNDDASGRYLAGRLVAAADRGVQVRLLLDDINVAGKESLFAMMEAHPAISIRIFNPSPSRKGVGRWLSFITDFDRINRRMHNKTFVVDGNVGITGGRNIGDEYFDEHQELNFRDRDVMVLGPLAGAMTDNFEAYWQSPWSYPLGQLYELPESERSGDRLSGLSRATTEPLPFTAPVPQGRNQAESLLAGWFADMVKAEAELVFDPPPEDLEAPADKPRNTAKALFDLIESARKEILIESAYLILADEQLNGLDNLGNHGLKVAAITNSLATNDLVTNHSGYARWRREMLEQGFDLYELRPDAPACKRWVANEQACDKGVISLHSKAVVFDRETLFIGSFNVNLRSIYLNGETVLVIRSPQLARAVAEDIERAMAPENSWRVSLNEQGSLVWQSRDGEVYQEPESGFWRRAASRMLSWLSIEKYL; translated from the coding sequence ATGCTGACCCGGCAAGTAGTCCCGTTGATCGCCAGGCTGAGCCTGTTATTGTTTGCGGGGCTGCTTGCCGGCTGCGCAAGGGGATTGCCGCCGGTCGACCATGGCCCGGTTTTGGCGGTATCCTCGGTGGCAGACTCCTTCACAACGGATCAGCGCCGGATGCACCTTGATCCCGAATCCCGACTCTCTGCGTTTGGGCTGCTCGACACGGGCCGCGATGCCTTTGTGGTTCGCAGCGCCCTGATTGAAACCGCCAGTCAGCGCATTGATGCCCAATATTACATCTGGAACGATGATGCCAGTGGCCGGTACCTGGCTGGCCGCCTGGTAGCCGCTGCAGACCGGGGCGTGCAGGTTCGCCTGTTGCTGGATGATATCAATGTGGCTGGCAAGGAATCCCTGTTTGCCATGATGGAGGCTCACCCGGCCATCAGCATCCGGATCTTCAATCCGTCTCCTTCCCGCAAGGGCGTTGGCCGGTGGCTGTCGTTCATCACCGACTTCGACCGCATCAACCGGCGCATGCACAACAAGACCTTTGTGGTGGATGGCAATGTCGGTATCACCGGCGGCCGCAACATTGGAGACGAGTACTTTGACGAGCACCAGGAACTGAATTTCCGGGATCGCGACGTCATGGTGCTCGGGCCGCTGGCTGGCGCCATGACCGATAACTTTGAGGCCTACTGGCAAAGCCCGTGGTCCTACCCGCTGGGGCAATTGTATGAGCTGCCGGAATCGGAGCGTTCGGGTGACCGCTTATCCGGACTCAGCCGTGCCACCACTGAGCCGCTGCCTTTTACTGCGCCCGTACCCCAGGGCAGGAACCAGGCGGAATCCCTGCTGGCAGGGTGGTTCGCTGACATGGTGAAGGCGGAGGCCGAGCTGGTGTTCGATCCGCCACCGGAAGACCTGGAAGCGCCGGCGGACAAACCGCGAAACACCGCAAAGGCCCTGTTTGATCTGATCGAATCGGCCCGGAAGGAAATCCTGATTGAGTCCGCCTATCTGATTCTGGCAGACGAGCAGCTGAACGGGCTGGACAATCTGGGCAACCACGGTCTGAAGGTGGCGGCGATCACCAATTCGCTGGCCACCAACGATCTGGTCACCAATCATTCCGGCTACGCCCGTTGGCGGCGTGAGATGCTGGAGCAGGGCTTTGACCTGTACGAGTTACGCCCTGATGCGCCAGCCTGTAAACGTTGGGTGGCCAATGAACAAGCCTGCGATAAAGGTGTGATCAGCCTGCATTCCAAAGCCGTGGTGTTTGACCGGGAAACATTGTTTATTGGCTCGTTCAACGTGAACCTGCGTTCTATCTACCTCAACGGCGAGACGGTGCTGGTGATTCGCAGTCCGCAACTGGCGCGCGCGGTAGCCGAAGATATTGAGCGCGCCATGGCGCCGGAGAACAGCTGGCGGGTGAGCCTGAACGAGCAGGGTAGTCTGGTGTGGCAATCCCGGGATGGTGAGGTTTATCAGGAACCTGAGAGCGGATTCTGGCGCCGGGCGGCGTCCCGGATGTTGTCATGGCTGTCGATCGAGAAGTATCTCTGA